The Clostridiales bacterium genome window below encodes:
- a CDS encoding HutP family protein — MKYDSTDVAKAAIAMAISTREGEEKLIKDYRAEGILTTAVDVGGNLIESIPKIIERALVASKRTGVIKDCHVHDGAVAGAAREAIMQVALKANGLNVGGKIGIARCGEHLAVCIFMSIGLLHLNEVVIGLGHRSIPDI; from the coding sequence ATGAAATATGATAGCACTGATGTTGCCAAGGCGGCAATAGCGATGGCTATATCGACCAGAGAAGGGGAAGAGAAGCTTATTAAAGATTACAGGGCAGAGGGAATACTTACAACAGCGGTTGATGTCGGGGGCAACCTTATAGAATCGATACCCAAGATAATAGAAAGGGCTCTTGTGGCATCTAAAAGGACCGGGGTCATAAAAGATTGCCATGTGCATGACGGCGCTGTGGCCGGGGCTGCAAGGGAAGCTATCATGCAGGTTGCGCTAAAGGCAAACGGTTTGAATGTCGGAGGAAAAATAGGGATCGCCAGATGTGGCGAACACCTTGCAGTTTGCATATTCATGAGTATAGGGTTGTTGCATTTAAATGAGGTGGTAATCGGGCTTGGTCATCGCTCTATACCTGATATATGA
- a CDS encoding UDP-glucose--hexose-1-phosphate uridylyltransferase — translation MNSIDAAKEIEKLLKYGIFHGLIYRDDMIPVRNGLLDLLKIKEPYDGEFEYDVPEYPAEILNKLTDYAAENKIIPDDTVTWRDLFDTRIMGCMTPRQSEIIDKFNDIKGQRGIKAATDGFYDFSIHSNYIRMDRIQKNIYYRSGTEYGDLEITINLSKPEKDPRDIAAARKMSQTSYPKCLLCLENVGYAGNIGHPARQNHRVIPVTLNGEQWYFQYSPYVYYNEHCIVFYEKHVPMKISGKTFKRLLDFVEIFPHYFIGSNADLPIVGGSILNHEHFQGGRHVFPMEVAETEIKLKNPSYPSINAGIVKWPMSTLRLSGNKDDIINISSRILEKWREYSDESVGILAYTDGIPHNTITPIARKNKSGKFEMDFVFRNNRTSPEYPLGIFHPHNELHHIKKENIGLIEVMGLAVLPGRLNTELKDIENILTGKTKYVHGMYDENDALYKHVPWIEDMIRERGTLLKPSDAKEYIKKQVAGIFSRVLADAGVFKRDNTGREAFLKFLQKVGFKTI, via the coding sequence GTGAATAGCATTGATGCTGCAAAAGAAATTGAAAAGTTGCTCAAGTATGGCATATTTCACGGTTTGATATATAGAGATGATATGATCCCTGTAAGGAATGGACTGCTGGACCTTTTGAAAATAAAGGAACCGTATGATGGTGAATTTGAATATGATGTTCCCGAGTATCCGGCTGAAATTCTAAACAAACTTACGGATTATGCTGCGGAAAATAAAATAATACCCGATGATACCGTAACATGGAGGGATTTATTCGACACGAGAATAATGGGGTGCATGACTCCAAGACAGTCGGAAATAATCGATAAGTTCAATGACATTAAAGGGCAAAGAGGCATAAAGGCGGCGACCGATGGCTTTTATGATTTTTCCATACATTCCAATTATATAAGGATGGACAGGATACAAAAGAACATTTATTATCGCTCCGGCACGGAATATGGTGATCTGGAGATCACTATAAACTTATCCAAGCCTGAAAAGGATCCGAGGGATATAGCTGCAGCGAGAAAAATGTCCCAAACAAGCTACCCCAAATGCCTGCTGTGCCTGGAGAACGTAGGTTATGCGGGAAACATCGGACATCCTGCAAGGCAAAACCACAGGGTGATACCGGTAACATTAAATGGTGAACAGTGGTATTTTCAGTATTCCCCATATGTATACTATAATGAACACTGCATCGTGTTTTATGAAAAGCATGTCCCGATGAAGATATCCGGGAAGACTTTCAAGAGGCTCCTCGATTTCGTTGAGATATTCCCTCATTATTTCATAGGCTCAAATGCCGATCTTCCCATCGTTGGCGGTTCCATATTGAATCATGAGCATTTTCAGGGCGGACGGCATGTTTTCCCGATGGAAGTGGCTGAGACCGAAATAAAGCTTAAAAATCCTTCATATCCCTCTATCAATGCCGGCATAGTAAAATGGCCCATGTCTACGTTAAGGCTTTCGGGGAATAAAGATGATATAATAAACATTTCATCACGGATATTGGAAAAATGGAGAGAATACAGCGATGAGAGCGTCGGCATATTAGCTTATACGGACGGAATTCCTCACAATACAATAACGCCTATCGCACGAAAGAATAAAAGCGGAAAGTTTGAGATGGACTTTGTTTTCAGAAATAACAGAACATCACCTGAGTATCCTCTCGGGATATTTCATCCCCATAATGAGCTTCATCATATAAAGAAGGAAAATATAGGGCTAATAGAAGTCATGGGGCTTGCCGTGCTTCCGGGAAGGTTGAATACTGAACTTAAAGATATAGAAAACATATTGACAGGAAAAACAAAATATGTGCATGGCATGTATGATGAAAATGACGCTTTATATAAGCATGTACCGTGGATAGAAGATATGATACGGGAACGTGGCACGCTCTTAAAGCCGTCTGATGCAAAAGAATATATAAAAAAGCAGGTCGCCGGTATATTCTCAAGGGTTTTGGCAGATGCAGGGGTGTTTAAAAGAGATAACACGGGAAGGGAAGCATTTCTGAAGTTCTTGCAAAAGGTGGGTTTCAAAACGATATAA